A window of the Sporosarcina sp. FSL K6-2383 genome harbors these coding sequences:
- the rbsD gene encoding D-ribose pyranase → MKKQGILNRELAAAFAKLGHTDQITIADCGLPIPDGVRCIDLSYIIGKPSFIEILEAVLDDVEVEYAFIASEMVSANAEIFNKVHHKIPQIAELPHEDFKQLTRSSKVIIRTGEATPYANIILQSGVIF, encoded by the coding sequence ATGAAAAAACAAGGGATTTTGAACCGCGAACTGGCAGCGGCTTTTGCCAAGCTGGGTCATACAGATCAGATCACCATTGCAGATTGCGGATTACCTATTCCGGATGGTGTTCGTTGTATAGATCTGTCTTATATCATTGGCAAGCCATCTTTCATTGAAATCCTAGAAGCTGTTTTGGATGATGTTGAAGTAGAATATGCTTTTATTGCAAGTGAAATGGTGAGTGCGAATGCGGAGATCTTTAACAAAGTACATCATAAGATTCCACAAATCGCTGAATTGCCACATGAAGACTTTAAGCAACTAACAAGGAGTTCAAAAGTCATTATCCGTACAGGCGAGGCAACACCTTACGCGAATATTATTTTGCAGTCTGGCGTTATATTTTAA
- a CDS encoding LacI family DNA-binding transcriptional regulator, with translation MANIRDVAKKAGVSVATISRYLNKKGYVSKEAKEVIEQAIKDLDYKPNQVARSLSTKQTKFIGLIVPDIMNPFFPELARAVEDVALMYGYTVILCNSDRKAEKEIHYIETLKQKYVAGFIVTTNQLHASHYQNLELPIVALDRTIHAAIPTVSSNNKEGAQMGTTYLLEQGCRNIVCLRGPEGLGPADDRLAGFLEAVKEKNITTHIIECPFHFEQSEKIAQKFLSDIQGIDGIFASSDVSAAGVLKAAHTLGMKVPDDLQIVGFDGITLGGMLTPGLTTVAQDIYKMGTLATRMLIKSIEGLELEHKEIQVPVRLVIRGTTRSEEG, from the coding sequence TTGGCGAATATTCGAGATGTAGCGAAGAAGGCGGGCGTATCTGTCGCGACGATTTCGCGTTATTTGAACAAAAAAGGTTATGTCAGTAAAGAGGCCAAAGAAGTCATTGAGCAAGCTATTAAGGATTTAGATTATAAACCAAATCAAGTGGCGCGGTCTTTGAGCACGAAGCAAACGAAGTTCATTGGCTTAATTGTGCCTGATATTATGAATCCGTTCTTCCCGGAGCTTGCCCGTGCAGTAGAAGATGTGGCATTGATGTATGGCTATACAGTTATACTGTGCAATTCCGATAGAAAGGCCGAAAAAGAAATTCATTATATTGAAACATTGAAGCAGAAATATGTGGCGGGTTTTATTGTCACGACCAACCAATTGCATGCGAGCCACTATCAGAACTTGGAGCTACCGATTGTTGCATTGGACCGTACGATTCATGCAGCTATTCCTACAGTGTCATCGAATAATAAAGAAGGTGCACAAATGGGAACAACCTATTTGCTGGAACAGGGTTGTCGAAATATCGTTTGTTTGCGCGGACCCGAAGGACTTGGACCGGCAGATGATCGGCTAGCTGGCTTTCTAGAGGCAGTTAAAGAGAAAAATATAACAACTCATATTATAGAATGTCCTTTCCATTTTGAGCAGTCGGAAAAGATTGCTCAAAAGTTTCTGTCAGATATACAAGGGATTGATGGTATTTTTGCAAGTAGTGATGTGTCGGCAGCAGGTGTATTGAAGGCGGCGCATACATTAGGAATGAAGGTGCCTGATGATTTGCAAATTGTCGGTTTTGATGGTATTACACTTGGCGGTATGTTGACGCCGGGGTTAACGACAGTAGCGCAGGATATTTATAAGATGGGTACACTTGCGACACGGATGCTTATTAAGTCAATAGAAGGTCTTGAGCTGGAGCATAAAGAAATTCAAGTGCCAGTTAGACTGGTTATTCGCGGGACAACGAGGAGTGAAGAAGGATGA
- the rbsK gene encoding ribokinase, protein MITVIGSINMDLVVQTDDFPKQGETVLGQLFTTVPGGKGANQAVAAARLGGQVQMVASVGNDSFGLELLENLQANAVDISGVRQSSEVASGIANILLSDGDNRIIVVSGANFEVTPSYIDEMQESIRKSKLVILQLEIPIPTILHTLELCSTLNIPVLLNPAPAGGYDKKFMRYTTYLTPNETECEQIFGMDMESALESHPNKLIVTLGSAGARYYDGDRHIIVEGFKTEVVDTTGAGDTFNGAFAFAIVEGYALKEAVQFANAAASLSVEKFGAQGGMPTRTDVEARLGSDQR, encoded by the coding sequence ATGATTACAGTTATTGGTAGCATCAATATGGACTTAGTTGTCCAGACGGATGATTTTCCAAAACAAGGTGAAACGGTTTTAGGTCAATTATTTACGACTGTACCGGGCGGCAAAGGTGCTAATCAGGCAGTAGCTGCGGCCCGTCTTGGTGGGCAAGTGCAAATGGTAGCGAGTGTGGGCAATGATAGTTTTGGCTTGGAGCTCCTTGAAAATCTACAAGCAAACGCTGTCGACATTTCAGGAGTTCGACAAAGTTCAGAAGTAGCTTCTGGCATTGCGAATATTTTACTGTCAGATGGAGATAACCGCATCATCGTCGTATCGGGTGCTAATTTTGAAGTAACACCTTCTTATATCGATGAAATGCAAGAAAGTATACGTAAAAGTAAGCTAGTAATCTTACAACTAGAAATTCCGATTCCAACGATTTTACACACGTTGGAACTATGCTCAACTTTAAACATTCCCGTGTTGTTAAATCCAGCACCCGCGGGTGGCTACGATAAAAAATTCATGCGTTATACAACGTATTTGACACCCAATGAAACAGAATGTGAGCAGATTTTTGGGATGGATATGGAATCGGCGTTAGAAAGCCATCCGAATAAATTGATCGTGACACTAGGCAGTGCAGGCGCCCGTTATTATGATGGTGATCGACACATCATTGTTGAAGGATTTAAGACGGAGGTTGTCGATACGACAGGAGCGGGCGATACATTTAACGGTGCATTTGCCTTTGCGATTGTTGAAGGCTATGCATTGAAGGAAGCGGTTCAATTTGCGAATGCAGCTGCATCATTATCTGTTGAAAAATTCGGGGCGCAAGGCGGTATGCCAACACGTACAGATGTGGAAGCCAGACTTGGAAGTGACCAACGATGA
- a CDS encoding polysaccharide pyruvyl transferase family protein, giving the protein MKIGIVGNYGNDNNGDEAILLSIVKQVTSTFNISSEQLTVFSNNPEQTAKRYGVSSFPLYYKNGNAVKTFFKTYRLNKEIVKTFDLLIIGGGGILMDLYRREAPLYGSYAMMAKNSNTPYVIYGCGAGPLLSGLGKWFIRYMCKHAESISVRDPESADLLQAIGVKEQVQIIGDPAFSLRKVVQDKAAAPTKIGITAVPYYNAGYWPEGNATIYNDYVEGMAKNLDKLAAQHDVELTFFATKFPQDADVTKDIVKKMIYQDKTTIIDDNLLPNMILDITAQQDVVIGTRLHSLILATCTETPIMAISYHHKVSDFMKLANLEKYAFPIGDIHHHPTLFLDAFSEMKQNWQATISDTKSLSSQLYEESMKGTKQFVDAIKHK; this is encoded by the coding sequence ATGAAAATCGGTATTGTCGGCAATTATGGGAATGATAATAACGGAGATGAAGCGATTTTGCTAAGTATCGTTAAGCAGGTCACATCGACGTTCAATATAAGTAGTGAACAGCTCACTGTCTTTAGTAATAATCCTGAGCAAACGGCAAAACGCTATGGAGTCAGTAGTTTTCCTCTTTATTATAAAAATGGTAATGCGGTTAAAACATTTTTCAAAACGTACCGTCTCAATAAGGAAATCGTGAAGACATTCGATTTACTAATTATTGGCGGCGGTGGTATTTTAATGGACTTGTATCGAAGGGAAGCTCCGTTGTACGGTTCGTATGCCATGATGGCTAAAAATTCGAATACGCCTTATGTCATTTATGGGTGTGGAGCAGGGCCGCTATTATCTGGGTTGGGCAAATGGTTCATCCGTTATATGTGTAAGCACGCGGAAAGTATTTCGGTGCGTGATCCTGAATCGGCAGACTTGTTGCAAGCGATTGGTGTGAAGGAGCAAGTGCAGATCATTGGGGATCCGGCATTTTCACTACGGAAAGTCGTGCAGGACAAAGCAGCTGCTCCGACGAAAATTGGAATTACAGCCGTTCCTTATTATAATGCAGGCTATTGGCCAGAAGGAAATGCTACGATCTATAACGATTACGTTGAAGGTATGGCAAAAAACTTGGACAAGCTTGCGGCGCAACATGATGTCGAACTGACATTTTTTGCGACAAAGTTTCCTCAAGATGCAGATGTGACAAAGGATATTGTGAAAAAAATGATCTACCAAGATAAGACAACAATAATTGACGATAATCTCCTACCGAATATGATTCTTGATATAACGGCACAGCAAGATGTGGTAATCGGCACCAGGTTACATTCACTAATCTTGGCAACCTGTACGGAAACGCCAATTATGGCGATTTCGTATCATCATAAAGTGAGTGACTTCATGAAGCTTGCGAATTTAGAAAAGTATGCATTCCCTATTGGAGATATCCATCATCACCCTACGTTATTCCTGGATGCGTTCAGCGAAATGAAACAAAATTGGCAAGCTACGATTTCAGATACGAAAAGCCTATCTAGTCAGCTATATGAGGAGTCCATGAAGGGAACAAAACAGTTTGTAGATGCAATTAAACATAAATAA